A single genomic interval of Labrus bergylta chromosome 18, fLabBer1.1, whole genome shotgun sequence harbors:
- the LOC109989740 gene encoding matrilin-2 isoform X4 yields MTPALWELLCCLSLLSSGTLSQSDRQIHTISPFIPRVSPQVPPRVHQRLRDVKSLEQTSDEEPSAETFQELQLADQAAPGDRSYLTQERRRAVPGAGGTNSRFLQPSQQQTPKRSRPLQHRAAPSASWESAQDSRGPAASIRASAATRSNCRNRPIDLVFIIDSSRSVRPAEFEKAKEFLVDMVDSLEIGSDATRVGLVNYASTVKIEFLLKTYFDKSALKQALARVEPLASGTMTGMAIKTAMEKAFTAEAGARAGAMTITKVAIIVTDGRPQDKVEEVSAAARTSGIEIYAVGVDRADMVSLRLMASQPHDDHVFYVETYGVIEKLTSKFRETLCGKDEDNGSAAVPLDGRNGDYGHGLDRRKDRDGINKPNERPDKGNNGLDACAQGHSCQHICVNNENSYDCMCRAGYVLNTDKKTCKRSDTCAQGHDCQHICVSTDDSYICKCRAGYVLDADQKTCSLSDLCAQGLDCQHVCVQNANSYFCMCHEGYMLNEDQKTCSRLDTCTQGHDCQQICVRDNNTDLCMCHEGYVLNADQKTCSRLVSDACAQGHDCQHICINNGNSYICKCHEGYVMNADQKTCSRLSLEACAQGHNCQHICVNNGNSYVCKCHEGYVLNADQKTCSRLGLDACAQGHDCQHICIINGNSYSCKCHEEYVMNADQKTCSRLGLDACAQGHDCQHICVNNGNSYVCKCRVGYMLNMDRKTCSRSDACAQGHDCQHDCINNGDSYNCKCRVGYVLNADHKTCSQEMRSEITEDACMCEAQMLFQKKVQSTIQELSRKLDELLQKVNFMEGQQQY; encoded by the exons ATGACTCCAGCACTGTGGgaactgttgtgttgtttgagCCTCCTGTCATCGGGGACTCTGTCACAGAGCGACCGGCAGATCCACACCATCAGTCCTTTTATCCCACGAGTGTCCCCGCAGGTCCCTCCGAGGGTCCATCAACGCTTGCGAGACGTCAAATCTCTCGAACAAACCTCTGACGAAGAACCCAGCGCAGAAACCTTTCAAGAGCTTCAGCTGGCTGATCAAGCAGCGCCAGGAGACCGCAGCTACCTGACGCAGGAGAGACGCAGAGCTGTACCTGGAG CTGGGGGCACTAACTCCAGGTTTCTTCAGCCATCCCAGCAGCAGACACCTAAGAGAAGCCGGCCACTGCAACACAGAGCTGCACCCAGTGCATCATGGGAGTCTGCTCAAGACTCGAGAGGCCCCGCTGCATCCATCAGAGCCAGCGCAG CAACAAGGTCCAACTGCAGAAACCGGCCCATAGACTTGGTGTTCATCATCGACAGCTCCCGCAGTGTCCGCCCCGCCGAGTTTGAGAAGGCCAAAGAGTTCCTGGTAGACATGGTGGACAGCCTGGAGATCGGCTCGGACGCCACACGAGTCGGCCTGGTCAACTACGCCAGCACGGTGAAGATTGAATTTCTACTGAAGACTTATTTTGACAAGTCGGCCCTGAAGCAGGCGCTGGCCCGTGTGGAGCCCCTTGCTTCAGGCACCATGACGGGCATGGCCATCAAAACTGCCATGGAGAAAGCTTTCACCGCCGAGGCAGGGGCGCGAGCCGGAGCCATGACCATCACCAAAGTGGCCATCATAGTGACGGACGGGCGGCCCCAGGACAAAGTGGAGGAAGTGTCGGCAGCAGCTCGGACGTCTGGGATCGAGATCTACGCGGTCGGGGTGGACAGAGCGGATATGGTGTCCCTCCGCCTCATGGCCAGCCAACCACATGACGACCATGTCTTCTATGTGGAGACCTATGGGGTCATTGAGAAGCTCACCTCCAAGTTTAGGGAAACCTTGTGCGGTAAGGATGAAGATAACGGGAGTGCGGCTGTTCCATTAGATGGCAGAAATGGTGATTATGGTCACGGCCTAGACCGCAGAAAAGACCGTGATGGAATAAATAAGCCTAATGAAAGGCCAGATAAAGGAAACAACG GTTTGGATGCATGTGCTCAGGGACACAGCTGCCAGCACATTTGTGTCAACAATGAAAACTCATACGACTGCATGTGTCGTGCAGGATACGTCCTCAACACGGACAAGAAAACGTGCAAAC GTTCAGATACATGTGCCCAGGGACATGactgccaacatatttgtgtcaGCACTGATGACTCGTACATCTGCAAATGTCGAGCGGGATATGTGTTAGACGCAGACCAGAAAACTTGCTCAC TTTCAGATTTGTGTGCCCAGGGACTTGACTGCCAACATGTCTGTGTCCAAAATGCCAATTCTTACTTCTGCATGTGTCATGAGGGATATATGTTAAATGAAGACCAGAAAACATGCTCAC GTCTGGATACATGTACCCAGGGACATGACTGCCAGCAAATATGTGTTAGAGATAACAACACTGACCTCTGCATGTGTCATGAGGGATATGTATTGAATGCCGACCAGAAAACATGCTCAC GTTTAGTTTCAGATGCATGTGCCCAGGGACATGACTGCCAGCACATTTGTATCAACAACGGGAACTCTTATATCTGCAAATGTCATGAAGGATATGTAATGAATGCAGACCAGAAAACATGCTCAC GTTTAAGTTTGGAGGCATGTGCCCAGGGACATAACTGCCAGCACATTTGTGTCAACAATGGGAACTCCTATGTCTGCAAGTGTCATGAAGGATATGTATTGAATGCAGACCAGAAAACATGCTCAC GTTTAGGGTTGGATGCATGTGCCCAGGGACATGACTGCCAGCACATTTGTATCATCAACGGGAACTCTTATAGCTGCAAATGTCATGAAGAATATGTAATGAATGCAGACCAGAAAACATGCTCAC GTTTAGGTTTGGATGCATGTGCCCAGGGACATGACTGCCAGCACATTTGTGTCAACAATGGGAACTCCTATGTCTGCAAGTGTCGAGTGGGATACATGCTGAACATGGACCGGAAAACGTGCTCAC GTTCAGATGCATGTGCTCAGGGACATGACTGCCAACACGATTGTATCAACAATGGCGACTCGTACAACTGCAAGTGTCGAGTGGGATATGTGTTGAATGCAGACCACAAAACATGCTCAC AGGAAATGCGGAGTGAAATAACCGAAGATGCCTGCATGTGTGAAGCTCAGATGTTGTTCCAGAAGAAAGTTCAGTCAACGATTCAGGAGCTGAGCAGAAAAC TTGATGAACTTTTACAAAAAGTGAACTTCATGGAGGGCCAGCAGCAGTATTAG
- the LOC109989740 gene encoding matrilin-2 isoform X2: MTPALWELLCCLSLLSSGTLSQSDRQIHTISPFIPRVSPQVPPRVHQRLRDVKSLEQTSDEEPSAETFQELQLADQAAPGDRSYLTQERRRAVPGAGGTNSRFLQPSQQQTPKRSRPLQHRAAPSASWESAQDSRGPAASIRASAATRSNCRNRPIDLVFIIDSSRSVRPAEFEKAKEFLVDMVDSLEIGSDATRVGLVNYASTVKIEFLLKTYFDKSALKQALARVEPLASGTMTGMAIKTAMEKAFTAEAGARAGAMTITKVAIIVTDGRPQDKVEEVSAAARTSGIEIYAVGVDRADMVSLRLMASQPHDDHVFYVETYGVIEKLTSKFRETLCGKDEDNGSAAVPLDGRNGDYGHGLDRRKDRDGINKPNERPDKGNNGLDACAQGHSCQHICVNNENSYDCMCRAGYVLNTDKKTCKLLSSGSDACSLGHDCQHMCISTGDSYICKCGSGYVLNADQKTCLQKNEDFSGSEPCARGHDCQQICANNADSYICKCGLGYKLNADQKTCSRFETCDQGHDCQHICVTNDDSYFCKCREGYVLNADQKSCSRSDTCAQGHDCQHICVSTDDSYICKCRAGYVLDADQKTCSLSDLCAQGLDCQHVCVQNANSYFCMCHEGYMLNEDQKTCSRLDTCTQGHDCQQICVRDNNTDLCMCHEGYVLNADQKTCSRLVSDACAQGHDCQHICINNGNSYICKCHEGYVMNADQKTCSRLSLEACAQGHNCQHICVNNGNSYVCKCHEGYVLNADQKTCSRLGLDACAQGHDCQHICIINGNSYSCKCHEEYVMNADQKTCSRLGLDACAQGHDCQHICVNNGNSYVCKCRVGYMLNMDRKTCSRSDACAQGHDCQHDCINNGDSYNCKCRVGYVLNADHKTCSQEMRSEITEDACMCEAQMLFQKKVQSTIQELSRKLDELLQKVNFMEGQQQY; the protein is encoded by the exons ATGACTCCAGCACTGTGGgaactgttgtgttgtttgagCCTCCTGTCATCGGGGACTCTGTCACAGAGCGACCGGCAGATCCACACCATCAGTCCTTTTATCCCACGAGTGTCCCCGCAGGTCCCTCCGAGGGTCCATCAACGCTTGCGAGACGTCAAATCTCTCGAACAAACCTCTGACGAAGAACCCAGCGCAGAAACCTTTCAAGAGCTTCAGCTGGCTGATCAAGCAGCGCCAGGAGACCGCAGCTACCTGACGCAGGAGAGACGCAGAGCTGTACCTGGAG CTGGGGGCACTAACTCCAGGTTTCTTCAGCCATCCCAGCAGCAGACACCTAAGAGAAGCCGGCCACTGCAACACAGAGCTGCACCCAGTGCATCATGGGAGTCTGCTCAAGACTCGAGAGGCCCCGCTGCATCCATCAGAGCCAGCGCAG CAACAAGGTCCAACTGCAGAAACCGGCCCATAGACTTGGTGTTCATCATCGACAGCTCCCGCAGTGTCCGCCCCGCCGAGTTTGAGAAGGCCAAAGAGTTCCTGGTAGACATGGTGGACAGCCTGGAGATCGGCTCGGACGCCACACGAGTCGGCCTGGTCAACTACGCCAGCACGGTGAAGATTGAATTTCTACTGAAGACTTATTTTGACAAGTCGGCCCTGAAGCAGGCGCTGGCCCGTGTGGAGCCCCTTGCTTCAGGCACCATGACGGGCATGGCCATCAAAACTGCCATGGAGAAAGCTTTCACCGCCGAGGCAGGGGCGCGAGCCGGAGCCATGACCATCACCAAAGTGGCCATCATAGTGACGGACGGGCGGCCCCAGGACAAAGTGGAGGAAGTGTCGGCAGCAGCTCGGACGTCTGGGATCGAGATCTACGCGGTCGGGGTGGACAGAGCGGATATGGTGTCCCTCCGCCTCATGGCCAGCCAACCACATGACGACCATGTCTTCTATGTGGAGACCTATGGGGTCATTGAGAAGCTCACCTCCAAGTTTAGGGAAACCTTGTGCGGTAAGGATGAAGATAACGGGAGTGCGGCTGTTCCATTAGATGGCAGAAATGGTGATTATGGTCACGGCCTAGACCGCAGAAAAGACCGTGATGGAATAAATAAGCCTAATGAAAGGCCAGATAAAGGAAACAACG GTTTGGATGCATGTGCTCAGGGACACAGCTGCCAGCACATTTGTGTCAACAATGAAAACTCATACGACTGCATGTGTCGTGCAGGATACGTCCTCAACACGGACAAGAAAACGTGCAAAC TTTTGTCTTCAGGTTCAGATGCCTGTTCTTTGGGACATGACTGCCAGCACATGTGTATCAGCACTGGTGACTCGTATATCTGCAAATGTGGAAGTGGATATGTTTTGAATGCAGACcagaaaacatgtttgcaaAAGAACGAGGACTTTTCAG GATCTGAGCCGTGTGCCAGGGGCCATGATTGCCAGCAGATTTGTGCTAACAATGCTGACTCATACATCTGCAAGTGTGGGCTGGGATATAAGTTAAATGCAGACCAAAAAACCTGTTCAA GGTTTGAGACATGTGACCAGGGACATGACTGCCAGCATATTTGTGTCACAAATGATGATTCCTACTTTTGCAAGTGTCGTGAAGGATATGTGTTGAATGCAGACCAGAAATCGTGTTCAC GTTCAGATACATGTGCCCAGGGACATGactgccaacatatttgtgtcaGCACTGATGACTCGTACATCTGCAAATGTCGAGCGGGATATGTGTTAGACGCAGACCAGAAAACTTGCTCAC TTTCAGATTTGTGTGCCCAGGGACTTGACTGCCAACATGTCTGTGTCCAAAATGCCAATTCTTACTTCTGCATGTGTCATGAGGGATATATGTTAAATGAAGACCAGAAAACATGCTCAC GTCTGGATACATGTACCCAGGGACATGACTGCCAGCAAATATGTGTTAGAGATAACAACACTGACCTCTGCATGTGTCATGAGGGATATGTATTGAATGCCGACCAGAAAACATGCTCAC GTTTAGTTTCAGATGCATGTGCCCAGGGACATGACTGCCAGCACATTTGTATCAACAACGGGAACTCTTATATCTGCAAATGTCATGAAGGATATGTAATGAATGCAGACCAGAAAACATGCTCAC GTTTAAGTTTGGAGGCATGTGCCCAGGGACATAACTGCCAGCACATTTGTGTCAACAATGGGAACTCCTATGTCTGCAAGTGTCATGAAGGATATGTATTGAATGCAGACCAGAAAACATGCTCAC GTTTAGGGTTGGATGCATGTGCCCAGGGACATGACTGCCAGCACATTTGTATCATCAACGGGAACTCTTATAGCTGCAAATGTCATGAAGAATATGTAATGAATGCAGACCAGAAAACATGCTCAC GTTTAGGTTTGGATGCATGTGCCCAGGGACATGACTGCCAGCACATTTGTGTCAACAATGGGAACTCCTATGTCTGCAAGTGTCGAGTGGGATACATGCTGAACATGGACCGGAAAACGTGCTCAC GTTCAGATGCATGTGCTCAGGGACATGACTGCCAACACGATTGTATCAACAATGGCGACTCGTACAACTGCAAGTGTCGAGTGGGATATGTGTTGAATGCAGACCACAAAACATGCTCAC AGGAAATGCGGAGTGAAATAACCGAAGATGCCTGCATGTGTGAAGCTCAGATGTTGTTCCAGAAGAAAGTTCAGTCAACGATTCAGGAGCTGAGCAGAAAAC TTGATGAACTTTTACAAAAAGTGAACTTCATGGAGGGCCAGCAGCAGTATTAG
- the LOC109989740 gene encoding matrilin-2 isoform X1, translated as MTPALWELLCCLSLLSSGTLSQSDRQIHTISPFIPRVSPQVPPRVHQRLRDVKSLEQTSDEEPSAETFQELQLADQAAPGDRSYLTQERRRAVPGAGGTNSRFLQPSQQQTPKRSRPLQHRAAPSASWESAQDSRGPAASIRASAATRSNCRNRPIDLVFIIDSSRSVRPAEFEKAKEFLVDMVDSLEIGSDATRVGLVNYASTVKIEFLLKTYFDKSALKQALARVEPLASGTMTGMAIKTAMEKAFTAEAGARAGAMTITKVAIIVTDGRPQDKVEEVSAAARTSGIEIYAVGVDRADMVSLRLMASQPHDDHVFYVETYGVIEKLTSKFRETLCGKDEDNGSAAVPLDGRNGDYGHGLDRRKDRDGINKPNERPDKGNNGLDACAQGHSCQHICVNNENSYDCMCRAGYVLNTDKKTCKRLDSCNQGHDCQHVCVSTDDSYICRCQQGYVLNTDQKTCSLLSSGSDACSLGHDCQHMCISTGDSYICKCGSGYVLNADQKTCLQKNEDFSGSEPCARGHDCQQICANNADSYICKCGLGYKLNADQKTCSRFETCDQGHDCQHICVTNDDSYFCKCREGYVLNADQKSCSRSDTCAQGHDCQHICVSTDDSYICKCRAGYVLDADQKTCSLSDLCAQGLDCQHVCVQNANSYFCMCHEGYMLNEDQKTCSRLDTCTQGHDCQQICVRDNNTDLCMCHEGYVLNADQKTCSRLVSDACAQGHDCQHICINNGNSYICKCHEGYVMNADQKTCSRLSLEACAQGHNCQHICVNNGNSYVCKCHEGYVLNADQKTCSRLGLDACAQGHDCQHICIINGNSYSCKCHEEYVMNADQKTCSRLGLDACAQGHDCQHICVNNGNSYVCKCRVGYMLNMDRKTCSRSDACAQGHDCQHDCINNGDSYNCKCRVGYVLNADHKTCSQEMRSEITEDACMCEAQMLFQKKVQSTIQELSRKLDELLQKVNFMEGQQQY; from the exons ATGACTCCAGCACTGTGGgaactgttgtgttgtttgagCCTCCTGTCATCGGGGACTCTGTCACAGAGCGACCGGCAGATCCACACCATCAGTCCTTTTATCCCACGAGTGTCCCCGCAGGTCCCTCCGAGGGTCCATCAACGCTTGCGAGACGTCAAATCTCTCGAACAAACCTCTGACGAAGAACCCAGCGCAGAAACCTTTCAAGAGCTTCAGCTGGCTGATCAAGCAGCGCCAGGAGACCGCAGCTACCTGACGCAGGAGAGACGCAGAGCTGTACCTGGAG CTGGGGGCACTAACTCCAGGTTTCTTCAGCCATCCCAGCAGCAGACACCTAAGAGAAGCCGGCCACTGCAACACAGAGCTGCACCCAGTGCATCATGGGAGTCTGCTCAAGACTCGAGAGGCCCCGCTGCATCCATCAGAGCCAGCGCAG CAACAAGGTCCAACTGCAGAAACCGGCCCATAGACTTGGTGTTCATCATCGACAGCTCCCGCAGTGTCCGCCCCGCCGAGTTTGAGAAGGCCAAAGAGTTCCTGGTAGACATGGTGGACAGCCTGGAGATCGGCTCGGACGCCACACGAGTCGGCCTGGTCAACTACGCCAGCACGGTGAAGATTGAATTTCTACTGAAGACTTATTTTGACAAGTCGGCCCTGAAGCAGGCGCTGGCCCGTGTGGAGCCCCTTGCTTCAGGCACCATGACGGGCATGGCCATCAAAACTGCCATGGAGAAAGCTTTCACCGCCGAGGCAGGGGCGCGAGCCGGAGCCATGACCATCACCAAAGTGGCCATCATAGTGACGGACGGGCGGCCCCAGGACAAAGTGGAGGAAGTGTCGGCAGCAGCTCGGACGTCTGGGATCGAGATCTACGCGGTCGGGGTGGACAGAGCGGATATGGTGTCCCTCCGCCTCATGGCCAGCCAACCACATGACGACCATGTCTTCTATGTGGAGACCTATGGGGTCATTGAGAAGCTCACCTCCAAGTTTAGGGAAACCTTGTGCGGTAAGGATGAAGATAACGGGAGTGCGGCTGTTCCATTAGATGGCAGAAATGGTGATTATGGTCACGGCCTAGACCGCAGAAAAGACCGTGATGGAATAAATAAGCCTAATGAAAGGCCAGATAAAGGAAACAACG GTTTGGATGCATGTGCTCAGGGACACAGCTGCCAGCACATTTGTGTCAACAATGAAAACTCATACGACTGCATGTGTCGTGCAGGATACGTCCTCAACACGGACAAGAAAACGTGCAAAC GTTTAGATTCATGTAACCAGGGACATGACTgccaacatgtttgtgtgagcaCTGATGACTCGTACATCTGCAGATGTCAGCAGGGATATGTGTTAAACACAGACCAGAAAACTTGTTCAC TTTTGTCTTCAGGTTCAGATGCCTGTTCTTTGGGACATGACTGCCAGCACATGTGTATCAGCACTGGTGACTCGTATATCTGCAAATGTGGAAGTGGATATGTTTTGAATGCAGACcagaaaacatgtttgcaaAAGAACGAGGACTTTTCAG GATCTGAGCCGTGTGCCAGGGGCCATGATTGCCAGCAGATTTGTGCTAACAATGCTGACTCATACATCTGCAAGTGTGGGCTGGGATATAAGTTAAATGCAGACCAAAAAACCTGTTCAA GGTTTGAGACATGTGACCAGGGACATGACTGCCAGCATATTTGTGTCACAAATGATGATTCCTACTTTTGCAAGTGTCGTGAAGGATATGTGTTGAATGCAGACCAGAAATCGTGTTCAC GTTCAGATACATGTGCCCAGGGACATGactgccaacatatttgtgtcaGCACTGATGACTCGTACATCTGCAAATGTCGAGCGGGATATGTGTTAGACGCAGACCAGAAAACTTGCTCAC TTTCAGATTTGTGTGCCCAGGGACTTGACTGCCAACATGTCTGTGTCCAAAATGCCAATTCTTACTTCTGCATGTGTCATGAGGGATATATGTTAAATGAAGACCAGAAAACATGCTCAC GTCTGGATACATGTACCCAGGGACATGACTGCCAGCAAATATGTGTTAGAGATAACAACACTGACCTCTGCATGTGTCATGAGGGATATGTATTGAATGCCGACCAGAAAACATGCTCAC GTTTAGTTTCAGATGCATGTGCCCAGGGACATGACTGCCAGCACATTTGTATCAACAACGGGAACTCTTATATCTGCAAATGTCATGAAGGATATGTAATGAATGCAGACCAGAAAACATGCTCAC GTTTAAGTTTGGAGGCATGTGCCCAGGGACATAACTGCCAGCACATTTGTGTCAACAATGGGAACTCCTATGTCTGCAAGTGTCATGAAGGATATGTATTGAATGCAGACCAGAAAACATGCTCAC GTTTAGGGTTGGATGCATGTGCCCAGGGACATGACTGCCAGCACATTTGTATCATCAACGGGAACTCTTATAGCTGCAAATGTCATGAAGAATATGTAATGAATGCAGACCAGAAAACATGCTCAC GTTTAGGTTTGGATGCATGTGCCCAGGGACATGACTGCCAGCACATTTGTGTCAACAATGGGAACTCCTATGTCTGCAAGTGTCGAGTGGGATACATGCTGAACATGGACCGGAAAACGTGCTCAC GTTCAGATGCATGTGCTCAGGGACATGACTGCCAACACGATTGTATCAACAATGGCGACTCGTACAACTGCAAGTGTCGAGTGGGATATGTGTTGAATGCAGACCACAAAACATGCTCAC AGGAAATGCGGAGTGAAATAACCGAAGATGCCTGCATGTGTGAAGCTCAGATGTTGTTCCAGAAGAAAGTTCAGTCAACGATTCAGGAGCTGAGCAGAAAAC TTGATGAACTTTTACAAAAAGTGAACTTCATGGAGGGCCAGCAGCAGTATTAG
- the LOC109989740 gene encoding matrilin-3 isoform X5 encodes MTPALWELLCCLSLLSSGTLSQSDRQIHTISPFIPRVSPQVPPRVHQRLRDVKSLEQTSDEEPSAETFQELQLADQAAPGDRSYLTQERRRAVPGAGGTNSRFLQPSQQQTPKRSRPLQHRAAPSASWESAQDSRGPAASIRASAATRSNCRNRPIDLVFIIDSSRSVRPAEFEKAKEFLVDMVDSLEIGSDATRVGLVNYASTVKIEFLLKTYFDKSALKQALARVEPLASGTMTGMAIKTAMEKAFTAEAGARAGAMTITKVAIIVTDGRPQDKVEEVSAAARTSGIEIYAVGVDRADMVSLRLMASQPHDDHVFYVETYGVIEKLTSKFRETLCGLDACAQGHSCQHICVNNENSYDCMCRAGYVLNTDKKTCKRSDTCAQGHDCQHICVSTDDSYICKCRAGYVLDADQKTCSLSDLCAQGLDCQHVCVQNANSYFCMCHEGYMLNEDQKTCSRLDTCTQGHDCQQICVRDNNTDLCMCHEGYVLNADQKTCSRLVSDACAQGHDCQHICINNGNSYICKCHEGYVMNADQKTCSRLSLEACAQGHNCQHICVNNGNSYVCKCHEGYVLNADQKTCSRLGLDACAQGHDCQHICIINGNSYSCKCHEEYVMNADQKTCSRLGLDACAQGHDCQHICVNNGNSYVCKCRVGYMLNMDRKTCSRSDACAQGHDCQHDCINNGDSYNCKCRVGYVLNADHKTCSQEMRSEITEDACMCEAQMLFQKKVQSTIQELSRKLDELLQKVNFMEGQQQY; translated from the exons ATGACTCCAGCACTGTGGgaactgttgtgttgtttgagCCTCCTGTCATCGGGGACTCTGTCACAGAGCGACCGGCAGATCCACACCATCAGTCCTTTTATCCCACGAGTGTCCCCGCAGGTCCCTCCGAGGGTCCATCAACGCTTGCGAGACGTCAAATCTCTCGAACAAACCTCTGACGAAGAACCCAGCGCAGAAACCTTTCAAGAGCTTCAGCTGGCTGATCAAGCAGCGCCAGGAGACCGCAGCTACCTGACGCAGGAGAGACGCAGAGCTGTACCTGGAG CTGGGGGCACTAACTCCAGGTTTCTTCAGCCATCCCAGCAGCAGACACCTAAGAGAAGCCGGCCACTGCAACACAGAGCTGCACCCAGTGCATCATGGGAGTCTGCTCAAGACTCGAGAGGCCCCGCTGCATCCATCAGAGCCAGCGCAG CAACAAGGTCCAACTGCAGAAACCGGCCCATAGACTTGGTGTTCATCATCGACAGCTCCCGCAGTGTCCGCCCCGCCGAGTTTGAGAAGGCCAAAGAGTTCCTGGTAGACATGGTGGACAGCCTGGAGATCGGCTCGGACGCCACACGAGTCGGCCTGGTCAACTACGCCAGCACGGTGAAGATTGAATTTCTACTGAAGACTTATTTTGACAAGTCGGCCCTGAAGCAGGCGCTGGCCCGTGTGGAGCCCCTTGCTTCAGGCACCATGACGGGCATGGCCATCAAAACTGCCATGGAGAAAGCTTTCACCGCCGAGGCAGGGGCGCGAGCCGGAGCCATGACCATCACCAAAGTGGCCATCATAGTGACGGACGGGCGGCCCCAGGACAAAGTGGAGGAAGTGTCGGCAGCAGCTCGGACGTCTGGGATCGAGATCTACGCGGTCGGGGTGGACAGAGCGGATATGGTGTCCCTCCGCCTCATGGCCAGCCAACCACATGACGACCATGTCTTCTATGTGGAGACCTATGGGGTCATTGAGAAGCTCACCTCCAAGTTTAGGGAAACCTTGTGCG GTTTGGATGCATGTGCTCAGGGACACAGCTGCCAGCACATTTGTGTCAACAATGAAAACTCATACGACTGCATGTGTCGTGCAGGATACGTCCTCAACACGGACAAGAAAACGTGCAAAC GTTCAGATACATGTGCCCAGGGACATGactgccaacatatttgtgtcaGCACTGATGACTCGTACATCTGCAAATGTCGAGCGGGATATGTGTTAGACGCAGACCAGAAAACTTGCTCAC TTTCAGATTTGTGTGCCCAGGGACTTGACTGCCAACATGTCTGTGTCCAAAATGCCAATTCTTACTTCTGCATGTGTCATGAGGGATATATGTTAAATGAAGACCAGAAAACATGCTCAC GTCTGGATACATGTACCCAGGGACATGACTGCCAGCAAATATGTGTTAGAGATAACAACACTGACCTCTGCATGTGTCATGAGGGATATGTATTGAATGCCGACCAGAAAACATGCTCAC GTTTAGTTTCAGATGCATGTGCCCAGGGACATGACTGCCAGCACATTTGTATCAACAACGGGAACTCTTATATCTGCAAATGTCATGAAGGATATGTAATGAATGCAGACCAGAAAACATGCTCAC GTTTAAGTTTGGAGGCATGTGCCCAGGGACATAACTGCCAGCACATTTGTGTCAACAATGGGAACTCCTATGTCTGCAAGTGTCATGAAGGATATGTATTGAATGCAGACCAGAAAACATGCTCAC GTTTAGGGTTGGATGCATGTGCCCAGGGACATGACTGCCAGCACATTTGTATCATCAACGGGAACTCTTATAGCTGCAAATGTCATGAAGAATATGTAATGAATGCAGACCAGAAAACATGCTCAC GTTTAGGTTTGGATGCATGTGCCCAGGGACATGACTGCCAGCACATTTGTGTCAACAATGGGAACTCCTATGTCTGCAAGTGTCGAGTGGGATACATGCTGAACATGGACCGGAAAACGTGCTCAC GTTCAGATGCATGTGCTCAGGGACATGACTGCCAACACGATTGTATCAACAATGGCGACTCGTACAACTGCAAGTGTCGAGTGGGATATGTGTTGAATGCAGACCACAAAACATGCTCAC AGGAAATGCGGAGTGAAATAACCGAAGATGCCTGCATGTGTGAAGCTCAGATGTTGTTCCAGAAGAAAGTTCAGTCAACGATTCAGGAGCTGAGCAGAAAAC TTGATGAACTTTTACAAAAAGTGAACTTCATGGAGGGCCAGCAGCAGTATTAG